A window from Carbonactinospora thermoautotrophica encodes these proteins:
- a CDS encoding acyl-CoA carboxylase subunit beta → MTILESQPETTASSAKPADKPAPPDPESDPRNPRLRIEKLVDPGSCELISAENDCGFLAATGRIQGTPVVVFASDARVQGGAMGDEGCQVILRAYERALADGVPIIGLWHSGGARLREGVLSLHAVGQIFAIMTHASGKIPQISVVLGPAAGGAAYGPALTDVVILGPDGRVFVTGPDVVRSVTGEAVDALRLGGPEPHGRRSGVVHVVAPTTEDAYEEARRLAVLLGAQGELDLDRVEERDLSGILPESPKRAYDVHPLVEQLLDEPGLELHPKWAPNITTTLGRLGGRTVGVIANNPLRLGGCLDAASAEKAARFVRMCDAFGVPLVVVVDVPGYLPGVGQEWDGVVRRGAKLLHAFAEAVVPRVTLVTRKAYGGAYIAMNARCLGATKVFAWPTAEVAVMGAVAAVRILHRRRLAEVPEELRPQVEQELAAEHEKVAGGLNRAIELGVVDEVIEPAKTRTALARAISEAPQVRGEHRNIPL, encoded by the coding sequence GTGACGATTCTGGAGAGCCAGCCCGAAACGACCGCCTCATCAGCCAAGCCGGCGGACAAGCCAGCACCGCCCGACCCGGAGAGCGATCCCCGGAATCCGCGCCTGCGGATCGAGAAGCTGGTCGACCCCGGAAGCTGCGAGCTGATCTCGGCGGAGAACGACTGCGGCTTCCTCGCCGCCACCGGCCGGATCCAGGGCACGCCTGTGGTCGTGTTCGCCTCGGACGCCCGCGTGCAGGGCGGCGCCATGGGCGATGAGGGCTGCCAGGTCATCCTGCGCGCGTACGAGCGGGCGCTCGCCGACGGCGTGCCGATCATCGGCCTGTGGCACTCCGGCGGCGCCCGGCTGCGCGAGGGCGTGCTGAGCCTGCACGCGGTGGGGCAGATCTTCGCGATCATGACCCACGCGTCGGGCAAGATCCCGCAGATCTCGGTGGTGCTGGGCCCGGCCGCCGGCGGCGCGGCGTACGGGCCGGCCCTGACCGACGTGGTCATCCTCGGCCCGGACGGGCGGGTGTTCGTGACCGGCCCGGACGTGGTCCGCTCGGTGACCGGCGAGGCCGTGGACGCGCTGCGCCTGGGCGGCCCGGAGCCGCACGGCCGTCGCTCCGGCGTGGTGCACGTGGTCGCGCCCACGACCGAGGACGCTTACGAGGAGGCGCGCCGGCTCGCGGTGCTGCTCGGCGCCCAGGGCGAGCTCGACCTGGACCGGGTCGAGGAGCGGGACCTGTCCGGCATCCTGCCCGAGTCGCCGAAACGCGCCTACGACGTGCACCCGCTGGTGGAGCAACTGCTGGACGAGCCGGGCCTGGAGCTGCACCCGAAGTGGGCGCCGAACATCACCACCACGCTGGGCCGCCTGGGCGGGCGCACGGTGGGGGTGATCGCGAACAACCCGCTGCGGCTGGGCGGCTGCCTGGACGCGGCGTCCGCGGAGAAGGCGGCGCGGTTCGTGCGGATGTGCGACGCGTTCGGCGTCCCGCTGGTGGTCGTGGTGGACGTGCCCGGGTACCTGCCCGGCGTCGGCCAGGAGTGGGACGGCGTGGTCCGGCGCGGCGCGAAGCTGCTGCACGCGTTCGCCGAGGCGGTGGTCCCGCGGGTGACGCTGGTGACCCGCAAGGCGTACGGCGGGGCGTACATCGCGATGAACGCCCGTTGTCTCGGCGCCACCAAGGTCTTCGCGTGGCCGACCGCGGAGGTCGCGGTCATGGGCGCGGTCGCCGCGGTGCGCATCCTGCACCGGCGCCGGCTGGCCGAGGTGCCAGAAGAGCTGCGCCCGCAGGTCGAGCAGGAGCTGGCGGCCGAGCACGAGAAGGTCGCCGGCGGCCTGAACAGGGCGATCGAGCTTGGCGTGGTCGACGAGGTCATCGAGCCGGCCAAGACCCGCACCGCGCTCGCCCGCGCCATCAGCGAGGCGCCGCAGGTCCGCGGCGAGCACCGCAACATCCCGCTCTGA
- the fabF gene encoding beta-ketoacyl-ACP synthase II: protein MRKVVVTGLGATTPVGGDVATTWSGLLAGKSGVRRLTEEWAEQLPVQIAAPAAVEPTEVMDRVEARKLDRSEQMALIAAREAWRDAGAPEVDRDRLGVAVASGIGGAVTLLNAWDAMKEKGPRRVSPHTIPAIMPNGPAAWVGLEFGARAGVHATVSACASSNEAIAYGMEMIRSGRADVVVAGGAEAVIHPLPIAAFAAMMALSKRNDEPERASRPWDKGRDGFVLGEGAAVVVLEAEEHARARGARIYCELAGAGMSADGHHIAQPEPEGRGAARAMRFALADAGLTPDLIAHVNAHATSTPQGDVAEVKAIRAVLGEHADNVVLTSTKSMTGHLLGAAGALEAVATILAVYEQVAPPTINLDDPDDEVDLTIARGEPYKLPDGDFAALNNSFGFGGHNIALVFRRYA from the coding sequence GTGAGAAAGGTAGTCGTCACCGGTCTCGGCGCGACCACGCCTGTCGGCGGCGATGTCGCGACGACCTGGTCAGGGCTGCTCGCCGGCAAGTCCGGCGTGCGCCGTCTCACCGAGGAGTGGGCCGAGCAGCTGCCGGTGCAGATCGCCGCGCCGGCAGCTGTCGAGCCCACCGAAGTCATGGACCGGGTGGAGGCCCGCAAGCTCGACCGGTCCGAGCAGATGGCGCTGATCGCCGCGCGCGAGGCGTGGCGGGACGCCGGCGCGCCCGAGGTGGACCGCGACCGCTTGGGCGTGGCCGTGGCGTCCGGCATCGGCGGCGCGGTCACGCTGCTCAACGCCTGGGACGCGATGAAGGAGAAGGGGCCGCGCCGGGTCTCCCCGCACACCATCCCGGCGATCATGCCGAACGGCCCGGCCGCCTGGGTCGGCCTGGAGTTCGGCGCGCGCGCCGGCGTGCACGCCACGGTCAGCGCCTGCGCCTCCAGCAACGAGGCGATCGCGTACGGGATGGAGATGATCCGCTCAGGCCGGGCGGACGTCGTGGTGGCCGGCGGCGCGGAGGCGGTGATCCACCCGCTGCCGATCGCCGCGTTCGCCGCGATGATGGCGCTGTCGAAGCGCAACGACGAGCCGGAGCGCGCCTCCCGGCCGTGGGACAAGGGCCGGGACGGGTTCGTGCTCGGCGAGGGCGCGGCCGTCGTCGTGCTCGAGGCCGAGGAGCACGCCCGGGCGCGCGGCGCGCGGATCTACTGCGAGCTGGCCGGCGCGGGCATGAGCGCCGACGGGCACCACATCGCGCAGCCCGAGCCGGAGGGCCGGGGCGCGGCCCGGGCGATGCGGTTCGCCCTGGCGGACGCGGGCCTGACCCCGGACCTGATCGCGCACGTGAACGCGCACGCCACCTCGACCCCGCAAGGTGACGTGGCCGAGGTGAAGGCGATCCGGGCGGTCCTGGGCGAGCACGCGGACAACGTGGTGCTCACCTCGACGAAGTCCATGACCGGCCACCTGCTGGGCGCGGCCGGCGCGCTCGAGGCGGTCGCGACGATCCTCGCCGTGTACGAGCAGGTGGCGCCGCCAACCATCAACCTGGACGACCCGGACGACGAGGTCGACCTGACGATCGCGCGGGGTGAGCCGTACAAGCTCCCCGACGGTGATTTCGCCGCCCTGAACAACTCGTTCGGATTCGGCGGCCACAACATCGCCCTGGTCTTCCGCCGTTACGCGTGA
- a CDS encoding acyl carrier protein, with the protein MAASQEEILAGLAEIVNEVAGVPADEVQLDKSFTDDLDIDSLSMVEVVVAAEEKFGVKIPDDDVKNLRTVGDAVNYILKAA; encoded by the coding sequence ATGGCTGCCAGCCAGGAGGAGATCCTCGCCGGCCTCGCGGAGATCGTGAACGAGGTGGCCGGGGTTCCCGCGGACGAGGTCCAACTGGACAAGTCCTTCACCGACGACCTGGACATCGACTCGCTGTCCATGGTCGAGGTCGTCGTCGCCGCTGAGGAGAAGTTCGGCGTGAAGATCCCGGACGACGACGTCAAGAACCTCAGGACCGTGGGCGACGCCGTCAACTACATCCTGAAGGCGGCCTGA
- a CDS encoding beta-ketoacyl-ACP synthase III, producing MTASIRPAVGAPYARIHGVGGYRPRRLVTNEEICQRIDSSDEWIRTRSGIVTRRHASPDETVADMATAAAGKALANAGVPPEEVGCVLVSTVSHLRQTPSVACDIAYRLGATRAAAFDISAACAGFCYGLALANDMVRGGSAKYVVVIGVERLTDLTDFSDRTTAFLFGDGAGAAVVGPSDFPGIGPVVWGSDGAQLDAIEQTVPWDELRMDAESRRVRADASYPALRMSGQQVFRWASYEMVPVARKAMELAGVRPEELDAFIPHQANMRITDAMIRALKLPAHVPVARDIAEQGNTSAASIPLAMERMLETGEAKSGGTALLIGFGAGLVYAAQVVTLP from the coding sequence ATGACAGCGTCCATCAGACCAGCCGTCGGCGCGCCGTACGCGCGCATCCACGGGGTCGGCGGGTACCGGCCCCGCCGCCTGGTCACCAACGAGGAGATCTGCCAGCGGATCGACTCCAGCGACGAGTGGATCCGCACCCGGTCCGGCATCGTCACCCGCCGGCACGCGAGCCCGGACGAGACCGTCGCCGACATGGCGACCGCCGCCGCCGGCAAGGCGCTGGCCAACGCCGGCGTCCCGCCGGAGGAGGTCGGCTGCGTCCTGGTGTCCACGGTGTCGCACCTGCGGCAGACGCCGTCGGTCGCCTGTGACATCGCGTACCGGCTGGGCGCGACCCGCGCGGCCGCCTTCGACATCTCCGCCGCGTGCGCCGGCTTCTGCTACGGCCTGGCGCTGGCCAATGACATGGTCCGCGGCGGCAGCGCCAAGTACGTCGTCGTGATCGGCGTGGAGCGGCTGACCGACCTGACCGATTTCAGCGACCGTACGACCGCCTTCCTCTTCGGTGACGGTGCGGGCGCGGCCGTGGTGGGGCCGTCGGACTTCCCGGGCATCGGCCCGGTGGTCTGGGGCTCCGACGGCGCGCAGCTTGACGCGATCGAGCAGACCGTGCCGTGGGATGAGCTGCGCATGGACGCCGAGAGCCGGCGGGTGCGCGCCGACGCCTCCTACCCGGCGCTGCGCATGTCGGGCCAGCAGGTGTTCCGCTGGGCGTCGTACGAGATGGTGCCGGTCGCCCGGAAGGCCATGGAGCTGGCCGGGGTGCGCCCCGAGGAGCTGGACGCCTTCATCCCGCACCAGGCGAACATGCGGATCACCGACGCCATGATCAGGGCACTCAAGCTGCCCGCGCACGTACCAGTGGCGCGGGACATCGCCGAGCAGGGCAACACCTCAGCGGCTTCGATCCCGCTGGCGATGGAGCGGATGCTGGAGACCGGAGAGGCCAAGAGCGGCGGCACCGCGCTGCTCATCGGCTTCGGCGCCGGGCTCGTGTACGCCGCCCAGGTGGTAACCCTTCCGTGA
- a CDS encoding PucR family transcriptional regulator, producing the protein MSKRSREATWRRLHRATGTLAGAAIARMEEKLPWYRKMPAEQRSWVGLVAQAGIAAFTEWFRDPASPRAISADVFGTAPRELARAVSLRQTVELVRITIEVVEERINELAAPGGEAELREALLRYSREIAFAAAQVYAAAAEARGAWDARLEALVVDALLRDEADEALRSRAAALGWGAPERVAVVAGHAPDSDPEAIIDGIHRAARHAGLNVLAGVQGDRLIAVLGGNDDPLAATKTLLSQFGPGPVVVGQTVPDLLAAPASARAAIAGLRAAPAWPDAPRPVLADDLLPERALAGDDIARRRLVEDIYMPLRDAGAALLETLATYLEQATSLEAAARMLFVHPNTVRYRLRRVTDITGYVPTQSRAAFTLQIALILGRLAESEQHL; encoded by the coding sequence ATGTCCAAGCGTTCTCGCGAGGCGACGTGGCGCCGGCTGCACCGGGCGACCGGGACGCTGGCGGGCGCGGCCATCGCGCGCATGGAGGAGAAGCTGCCCTGGTACCGGAAGATGCCGGCCGAGCAGCGGTCCTGGGTGGGGCTGGTGGCGCAGGCGGGTATCGCGGCGTTCACCGAGTGGTTCCGCGACCCGGCGAGCCCCCGGGCGATCAGCGCGGACGTGTTCGGCACCGCGCCGCGCGAGCTGGCCCGGGCGGTGTCGCTGCGGCAGACCGTGGAGCTGGTGCGGATCACGATCGAGGTCGTCGAGGAACGCATCAACGAGCTCGCCGCGCCCGGCGGGGAGGCGGAGCTGCGCGAGGCGCTGCTGCGCTACTCCCGGGAGATCGCGTTCGCGGCGGCGCAGGTGTACGCGGCGGCGGCTGAGGCCCGGGGCGCCTGGGACGCGCGGCTGGAGGCGCTCGTGGTGGACGCGCTGCTGCGGGACGAGGCCGACGAGGCGCTGCGGTCCCGGGCGGCGGCGCTGGGGTGGGGGGCGCCGGAGCGCGTGGCCGTGGTCGCCGGGCACGCGCCGGACAGCGACCCGGAGGCCATCATCGACGGCATCCACCGGGCCGCCCGGCACGCCGGCCTGAACGTGCTCGCCGGCGTGCAGGGCGACCGGCTGATCGCGGTCCTGGGCGGCAACGACGATCCGCTGGCCGCGACCAAGACGCTGCTGTCGCAGTTCGGTCCGGGCCCGGTCGTGGTGGGCCAGACCGTGCCCGATCTACTGGCCGCGCCCGCGTCGGCCCGAGCCGCGATCGCGGGGCTGCGCGCGGCCCCGGCGTGGCCGGACGCGCCGCGCCCGGTGCTGGCGGACGACCTGCTCCCGGAACGCGCGCTGGCCGGGGACGACATCGCCCGGCGCCGGCTGGTGGAGGACATCTACATGCCGCTGCGGGACGCCGGCGCGGCGCTGCTGGAAACGCTGGCCACGTACCTGGAGCAGGCCACCAGCCTGGAGGCGGCGGCGCGGATGTTGTTCGTACACCCGAACACCGTGCGGTACCGGCTCCGCCGGGTGACCGACATCACGGGCTACGTGCCCACGCAGAGCCGGGCCGCGTTCACCTTGCAGATCGCGCTCATCCTGGGCCGACTCGCTGAGTCGGAGCAGCATTTGTAG
- a CDS encoding NADPH-dependent FMN reductase encodes MTDQVPRQLVRFLVFSASLRRDSLNSRLAELAARTIEANGGKVDRATMREFDVPSYDQDAQEQAGFPLGAQEFRRRLETSDAFVISSPEYNFSMPGVLKNAIDWVSRYRPQPFNERHGMLLSASPSMAGGNRGLWALRVPLEHLGARVYPDMFSLAQAHQAFDGDGRIADRQLQEWFERNVVGFMDLVEAAKHYVCAKTAWIEFLGERPDPATRRVE; translated from the coding sequence ATGACCGATCAGGTGCCCCGGCAGTTGGTGCGGTTCCTGGTGTTCTCCGCCTCACTGCGCCGGGATTCGCTGAACTCCCGCCTCGCCGAGCTGGCGGCCCGCACGATCGAGGCCAACGGCGGGAAGGTGGACCGGGCCACCATGCGGGAGTTCGACGTGCCCTCCTACGACCAGGACGCGCAGGAGCAGGCGGGGTTCCCGCTGGGGGCGCAGGAGTTCCGCCGCCGGTTGGAGACGAGCGACGCCTTCGTGATCTCCTCGCCGGAGTACAACTTCTCGATGCCGGGCGTGCTCAAGAACGCCATCGACTGGGTGTCCCGGTACCGGCCGCAGCCGTTCAACGAGCGGCACGGCATGCTGCTCTCGGCGTCGCCGTCGATGGCCGGCGGCAACCGGGGGCTGTGGGCGCTGCGGGTGCCGCTGGAACACCTGGGTGCTCGGGTGTACCCGGACATGTTCTCCCTCGCCCAGGCGCACCAGGCGTTCGACGGGGACGGCCGGATCGCCGACCGCCAGCTCCAGGAGTGGTTCGAGCGCAACGTCGTCGGTTTCATGGACCTAGTCGAGGCGGCGAAACACTATGTGTGCGCCAAGACCGCCTGGATCGAGTTCCTGGGCGAGCGGCCGGATCCGGCGACCCGCCGTGTGGAGTGA
- a CDS encoding LolA-like protein, with product MITSGERVWWLRLRRRVDVLWQVRLLGEESLEDTALFEMSGVQYELWAAPPDRWRLRRGGRPAGLPLPRDERIIEGNRWYWLGPDDGVEWGDAADSAPPTFRHLFEPWTLLERCQVSETGAEPVAGRPARVVVARPRDGADVTDWGAGADSYRLHLDAELGVALRAEASGQGGVFQVEEVLELREEPDPAPDLFRFTPGPDDVLYRTGESGPGKLLPLEDAVRAARAAGFDLLLPYPLPEGARLRAWLHRPGAQPRVRVQVDLADGARVVLVQRVAGPGEKPLWGNTYVEVSGSLPQAEQVLAGLAPVS from the coding sequence GTGATCACCTCCGGGGAACGCGTCTGGTGGTTGCGCCTGCGGCGCCGCGTGGACGTGTTGTGGCAGGTGAGGCTGCTGGGCGAGGAGTCGCTCGAGGACACCGCCCTGTTCGAGATGTCCGGCGTCCAGTACGAGCTGTGGGCGGCGCCGCCGGACCGGTGGCGGCTGCGGCGCGGCGGCCGGCCCGCCGGGCTGCCGCTGCCCCGGGACGAGCGGATCATCGAGGGGAACCGCTGGTACTGGCTGGGACCGGACGACGGGGTGGAGTGGGGCGACGCGGCGGACTCCGCGCCTCCCACGTTCCGTCACCTGTTCGAGCCGTGGACGCTGCTGGAGCGCTGCCAGGTCAGCGAGACGGGCGCCGAGCCGGTCGCCGGGCGACCGGCGCGCGTGGTGGTCGCGCGCCCGCGGGACGGGGCCGACGTCACCGACTGGGGCGCGGGCGCGGACTCCTACCGGCTGCACCTGGACGCGGAGCTGGGCGTGGCGCTGCGCGCCGAGGCGTCCGGGCAGGGAGGCGTCTTCCAGGTGGAGGAGGTGCTGGAGCTGCGCGAGGAGCCGGACCCGGCGCCGGACCTGTTCCGGTTCACGCCGGGGCCGGATGACGTGCTGTACCGGACGGGCGAGTCCGGGCCGGGGAAGCTCCTGCCGCTGGAGGACGCGGTCCGGGCGGCCCGGGCCGCCGGGTTCGACCTGCTGCTGCCGTACCCCCTGCCGGAGGGGGCGCGGCTGCGCGCCTGGCTGCACCGGCCCGGCGCGCAGCCCAGGGTGCGCGTCCAGGTGGACCTGGCCGACGGGGCGCGCGTGGTGCTGGTGCAGCGCGTCGCCGGCCCGGGCGAGAAGCCCCTGTGGGGCAACACGTACGTGGAGGTGTCCGGCTCGCTCCCGCAGGCGGAGCAGGTGCTGGCCGGGCTCGCGCCGGTGTCCTGA
- a CDS encoding FecCD family ABC transporter permease, with translation MPGVRARAAALLVVAVVALCGCVLLSLFVGSRGIGPRAVVEAFTAYDGSTAHLVVREIRLPRTLLGVVVGAGLAVAGALMQGLTRNPLASPSVLGVSSGAAFAVVLAIYLLGIDSPLGYVWFAVLGALTCAVGVHVIAGRAQAGPVRLALSGAVLSTMLSSWSYTLMALNKRTADEARFWLAGSLAGRPLDVVYVITPFLAVGVVLALALIRPLNALALGDEAAVSLGVRPARARVLGGAAVVLLAGGAVAGAGPIAFVGLAVPHLVRLVTGPDHRWLVPGCLLAGPVLLLAADMAGRVVMAPLELEVGIVTAFLGAPALFLLARYAKVVSR, from the coding sequence ATGCCCGGCGTGCGCGCGCGGGCGGCGGCGTTACTCGTGGTCGCTGTCGTCGCACTCTGCGGCTGCGTCCTGCTGAGCCTGTTCGTGGGCTCGCGAGGCATCGGCCCGCGAGCCGTCGTCGAGGCGTTCACCGCGTACGACGGGTCAACGGCGCACCTGGTGGTCCGGGAGATCCGGCTGCCGCGCACGCTGCTCGGCGTCGTGGTCGGGGCGGGCCTGGCCGTCGCCGGCGCGCTCATGCAGGGTCTCACCCGCAACCCGCTGGCCTCGCCCAGCGTGCTCGGGGTGAGCTCCGGCGCAGCGTTCGCGGTCGTGCTGGCGATCTACCTGCTCGGCATCGACTCGCCGCTGGGGTACGTCTGGTTCGCCGTGCTGGGGGCGCTGACGTGCGCGGTCGGCGTCCACGTGATCGCCGGGCGCGCGCAGGCCGGGCCGGTCCGGCTCGCGCTGAGCGGCGCGGTGCTGTCGACGATGCTCTCGTCTTGGAGCTACACGCTCATGGCGCTGAACAAGCGCACCGCCGACGAGGCCCGGTTCTGGCTCGCCGGCTCGCTCGCCGGGCGGCCGCTCGACGTGGTGTACGTGATCACGCCGTTCCTCGCCGTGGGCGTGGTGCTCGCCCTGGCGCTGATCCGGCCGCTCAACGCGCTGGCGCTCGGGGACGAGGCCGCGGTCTCCCTGGGCGTGCGGCCCGCACGGGCCCGGGTGCTCGGCGGGGCGGCGGTCGTGCTGCTCGCCGGGGGCGCGGTCGCCGGGGCGGGGCCGATCGCGTTCGTCGGCCTGGCCGTGCCGCACCTGGTCCGCCTGGTCACCGGACCCGACCACCGCTGGCTCGTGCCCGGGTGCCTGCTGGCCGGGCCGGTGCTGCTGCTCGCCGCGGACATGGCCGGCCGCGTCGTCATGGCCCCGCTGGAGCTGGAGGTGGGCATCGTCACCGCGTTCCTCGGCGCTCCCGCGCTGTTCCTGCTGGCCCGCTACGCGAAGGTGGTGTCGCGGTGA
- a CDS encoding FecCD family ABC transporter permease: MSRVRPRLAPARPAPARPAASASRGRSATVALVAALAAVPALAAWALTLGDYPISIPDAVRAAFGLGTGSDVLVVREWRLPRVLAALVVGAALATSGALLQGLVRNPLAAPDVIGISEGAALSVVLGTVLGLPALLLPAAAFGGALAAAALLALLAWRRTVSEDRLVLMGIALHTALAAAVTFLVVRFPVDIAQQAVLWTVGSLYARDWFQVGFGAAALAVLLPAAGALLRPLGVLQLGDDLAAALGQRVVATRLGVLGVAVALAATGVAVGGPIAFVALAVPHMARFLGGSLRAATLTLTAALGALVVLAADVAAQYALGFPLPVGAVTATVGAPLFLWLLLRHHRSGVAE, encoded by the coding sequence GTGAGCCGCGTCCGGCCTCGCCTCGCCCCGGCCCGTCCCGCCCCGGCCCGTCCCGCCGCGTCCGCGTCGCGCGGCCGGTCGGCGACGGTGGCGCTGGTCGCCGCCCTGGCCGCCGTCCCGGCGCTCGCCGCCTGGGCGTTGACCCTCGGCGACTACCCGATCTCGATCCCCGACGCGGTACGGGCGGCGTTCGGTCTCGGTACGGGCTCCGACGTGCTGGTCGTGCGGGAGTGGCGGCTGCCGCGCGTGCTCGCCGCGCTCGTGGTGGGCGCGGCGCTGGCGACCTCCGGCGCGCTGCTGCAGGGCCTGGTCCGCAACCCGCTGGCGGCCCCGGACGTGATCGGCATCAGCGAGGGCGCGGCCCTGAGCGTGGTGTTGGGCACCGTGCTCGGCCTGCCGGCGCTGCTGCTGCCGGCGGCGGCCTTCGGCGGCGCGCTGGCGGCCGCGGCCCTGCTGGCGCTGCTCGCCTGGCGGCGCACCGTGTCGGAGGACCGGCTGGTGCTCATGGGCATCGCCCTGCACACCGCGCTGGCGGCGGCGGTGACCTTCCTTGTCGTCCGCTTCCCCGTGGACATCGCCCAGCAGGCGGTGCTGTGGACGGTGGGCAGCCTGTACGCGCGCGACTGGTTCCAGGTCGGGTTCGGCGCCGCCGCCCTCGCGGTGCTGCTGCCGGCGGCCGGCGCGCTGCTGCGCCCGCTGGGCGTGCTCCAGCTCGGGGACGACCTCGCCGCCGCCCTCGGCCAGCGGGTGGTGGCGACCCGGCTCGGCGTGCTCGGGGTCGCGGTGGCCCTGGCCGCGACCGGCGTGGCCGTCGGCGGCCCGATCGCCTTCGTCGCGCTGGCCGTGCCGCACATGGCGCGGTTCCTGGGCGGGTCGCTGCGAGCGGCCACGCTCACGCTCACCGCGGCGCTCGGCGCGCTGGTCGTGCTGGCCGCCGACGTCGCCGCCCAGTACGCGCTCGGCTTCCCCCTGCCGGTGGGCGCGGTCACCGCCACGGTCGGGGCGCCTCTCTTCCTCTGGCTGTTGCTGCGTCACCATCGATCGGGAGTCGCCGAATGA
- a CDS encoding ABC transporter ATP-binding protein translates to MSRLRAQGLTLSYDGRIVVEGLDLALPDGSFTVIVGPNACGKSTLLRGLARLLAPDAGVVTLDGKAIHRMPTREVARTLGLLPQSPVTPEAISVEALVRRGRYPHQRFLQPWSAADQAAVDAALERTGLAELRDRPVDELSGGQRQRAWIALALAQETPLLLLDEPTTYLDLRHQLDVLDLLAELHAARRTVVAVLHDLNQACRYASHLVVMRAGRIVAAGEPGEVLTAELVDQVFGVPCAIVPDPFTGTPLVVPRPRASRTPQAPSPVVPVPRAQEG, encoded by the coding sequence ATGAGCAGGTTGCGCGCCCAAGGGCTCACGCTCTCCTACGACGGGCGGATCGTGGTCGAAGGCCTGGACCTGGCGCTGCCCGACGGCTCCTTCACCGTGATCGTCGGGCCGAACGCCTGCGGCAAGTCCACGCTGCTGCGCGGCCTGGCGCGCCTGCTCGCCCCCGACGCCGGGGTGGTCACCCTCGACGGCAAGGCGATCCACCGGATGCCGACGCGCGAGGTGGCCCGCACGCTCGGGCTGCTCCCGCAGTCCCCGGTGACCCCGGAGGCGATCTCGGTGGAGGCGCTGGTCCGCCGGGGCCGGTACCCGCACCAGCGGTTCCTCCAGCCCTGGAGCGCCGCCGACCAGGCCGCGGTGGACGCCGCGCTGGAGCGCACCGGCCTGGCGGAGCTGCGCGACCGGCCGGTGGACGAGCTGTCCGGCGGGCAGCGCCAGCGGGCGTGGATCGCGCTCGCGCTCGCCCAGGAGACGCCGCTGCTCCTGTTGGACGAGCCGACCACGTACCTGGACCTGCGCCACCAGCTCGACGTGCTCGACCTGCTGGCCGAGCTGCACGCCGCCCGGCGCACGGTCGTCGCGGTCCTGCACGACCTCAACCAGGCCTGCCGGTACGCCAGCCACCTGGTCGTCATGCGCGCCGGTCGGATCGTCGCGGCCGGCGAACCGGGCGAGGTGCTGACCGCCGAGCTGGTCGATCAGGTCTTCGGGGTGCCGTGCGCGATCGTGCCGGACCCGTTCACCGGCACCCCGCTGGTGGTGCCGCGCCCGCGGGCGTCCCGGACGCCGCAGGCGCCGTCCCCGGTTGTCCCCGTTCCCCGCGCACAGGAAGGATGA
- a CDS encoding ABC transporter substrate-binding protein, producing MISLRQRGRWLGYAFACLAAVLLTACSGSGGSGQAAQDAGPGFPVTVKHAMGETTIPKRPQRVVVLDTPEMDAVTLLGIEPVGAAVVDPATGQFPAYLKDKMARTEKVGSLDEPSVEKIAALKPDLILSSKVRHEQIYAQLSKIAPTVFAETPGAPWKDNLKLYAKALGKEQEAAQALARYQERARELGEAIKAKHGGQAPTVSVVRFVDGPTRFYQKKNFSGIVLSDVGVRRPPLQDKDDFSLDVGPELADQADADYVFVMAYGDPSKTQKQAFQASPLWQRMNAVKNNRVFEVEDEVWMLGIGVQGAHLILDDLARAAGVDPRR from the coding sequence ATGATCTCCCTACGCCAGCGAGGCCGCTGGCTGGGCTACGCGTTCGCGTGCCTGGCCGCCGTCCTCCTCACCGCCTGCTCCGGTTCCGGCGGATCCGGGCAGGCCGCCCAGGATGCCGGACCGGGCTTCCCGGTGACGGTCAAGCACGCCATGGGCGAGACGACGATTCCGAAGCGTCCGCAGCGGGTGGTCGTCCTGGACACCCCGGAGATGGACGCGGTCACCCTGCTGGGGATCGAGCCCGTGGGCGCCGCCGTCGTGGACCCGGCGACCGGGCAGTTCCCGGCGTACCTGAAGGACAAGATGGCCCGCACCGAGAAGGTCGGCTCGCTGGACGAGCCCAGCGTCGAGAAGATCGCGGCGCTCAAGCCGGACCTGATCCTGTCCTCCAAGGTGCGCCACGAGCAGATCTACGCCCAGCTGTCCAAGATCGCGCCGACGGTGTTCGCCGAGACCCCGGGCGCGCCGTGGAAGGACAACCTCAAGCTGTACGCCAAGGCGCTCGGCAAGGAGCAGGAGGCGGCGCAGGCGCTCGCCCGCTACCAGGAGCGCGCCCGTGAGCTGGGCGAGGCGATCAAGGCCAAGCACGGCGGCCAGGCGCCGACCGTCTCGGTGGTGCGGTTCGTCGACGGCCCGACCCGCTTCTACCAGAAGAAGAACTTCAGCGGCATCGTGCTCTCCGACGTCGGTGTGCGCCGGCCGCCGTTGCAGGACAAGGACGACTTCTCCCTCGACGTCGGCCCGGAACTGGCGGACCAGGCCGACGCGGACTACGTGTTCGTGATGGCGTACGGCGACCCGAGCAAGACCCAGAAGCAGGCGTTCCAGGCCAGCCCGCTGTGGCAGCGGATGAACGCCGTCAAGAACAACCGGGTCTTCGAGGTCGAGGACGAGGTCTGGATGCTCGGCATCGGGGTCCAGGGCGCGCACCTGATCCTGGACGACCTCGCCCGCGCCGCGGGCGTGGATCCCCGTCGCTGA